The Euleptes europaea isolate rEulEur1 chromosome 9, rEulEur1.hap1, whole genome shotgun sequence nucleotide sequence ACTGTTAACTGTAGCCTGCGGCGGCAGGATATGATGGagtaccagctagggttgccaactccctggtggtggctggagatctcccactattgcaattgatctccagccgagagatcaggtcacctggagaaaatggccactttgtcaattggactctatggcattgaagtccctccccctctaaACCCCAACCTCTGCCCCTAAAATcgccaggtattccccaacccagaactggcagccctagtcccagCTCTTCCTTGGTGCTTTGGCAAATAGCTGGACTATTCTGCTCACAGGCTTCAAAATGGCCCAGACACCTGCTCAGTATGTCCTCAGATGCTGAAAAGACACCTTGGAGTCTACTCATACACTTCCCCCCAGAGACAGGCAAGTTCTCAACATTGATCACCTGCCTTGGAGGGCATATAAATCAAGGTGGCTCAAAACTGGCAAGACTTCCTCAAACAAAATCTTTCCACAGTGAGACAAGGTTCTAATCCACAAGGGGTACTGTCTAGTCTGGGGATGATGCTCGATGCTTCTGTGCTCAgcatggtctctctctctctctctcttaccctGCAGGTTCTGTCCCGCCTAGGAGTGAGTCCGGGCTGGCGGTTTGTGGATGTGCTAGGGTTTGAGGAAGAGTCCTTGAACTCAGTACCCAACCCAACTTGTGCATTGCTGTTGCTCTTCCCCCTCACTGCTCAGGTGAATATTACGTCTTGGACAACCCATTATCTAGTATTTGTAACCCTCTTTAAAATTCTGGATTtgggagtcagcgtggtgtagtggttaagagtggtggactctgatccggagaaccggatttgattccccactcttccacatgagtggcagattccaatctggtgaaccgggtttgattccccactccgagtGATGGACTTTCAGTAACAGCACCAGAAACTGCCAACAGCTGGCAACCCCTTCGCCTTATGCCAGGTAGGGGTAGGCAACCCCCGGATGCATGCCAACAGAGGCAAACGAGACTTAGCAATCTGGGCCACATCTCCAGCAGTGCCACCAAGGCACCAGCAGCACTGCTGGGACGAGTGGTGTAGGAGAAGGCAGGCCGCAGGAATGGCTTAGGGCCATCACCATCTCCCTAGCCTGCCGAGCCACCAGCTGATCCCAAGTTGAATCCCTGGAATGCTGGCTACTGGAACCACTGGGGCTTGGCTTGCTCCGAGTACAGCTGGCGGAGGACAACCCTCACCCCCCTGCCCAGTTTTGTCTGCCAGCACACTCACATCTTTATAAGCAGGTGCACTTTTCCAGCACTTGTGCCAAAAAGGTTACTTGCCCTGTGATACATCTAcaagagagccagaatggtgtggttaagagtggtggactctaatctggagaaccaggtttgattccccactcctccacatgaagccagctaggtgactttgggctagtcacagttctcttagagctctctcagcctcacctacctcccaaggtgactgttgtggggagaggaagggaaggagattgtaagctggtttgagtctccttaaaaggtagagaacgttagcatataaaaaccaactgttcttcttcagctGAGCTCAAGGTCTTAGGAATTCTTTTAATATAATCATATAGCTGATACTGCAAAGGAGGTGAAGGTCTGTACAGGGCAAGAGAGACACTTATTTTTAACTACTTGGAGGTGTTCAACACACTGTGTTCCTACATGGATATCCTTTCTCCtagtgtgtgtttgtaaagtaccatcaagtacCAGTTTGTAAAGTACCAGTGCAGCCCACTGACGGCAACCAAGTAgcatttttaaggcaagagactaaccgaagtggtttaccattgccagcctctgtgtagcaaccctggacttccttggtggtctcccatccaagtactaaccagggccgaccctgcttagcatctgagaactgacgagaccaagctagcctgggccgcCCAGGTCATGGATCCCTTCTTCTTAAGGGGAAACCAATGCACACTGTCATGGATATACTGCTTCATCTATGCATGAATGGTGCGCACGCTTTCCGACCACATTAGGAGGAAATTCCTGCAGACAAAGCATGCTGCATGCTAACTTGAAAACTGTTTCAGTTTGCTATGAAACACTGTACAAATACGTTTACTCATTCCATTTGCTCTTGCATTTTACCTAGCATGAGAACTTCAGAAAAAAGCAGATTGAGGAACTGAAAGGTCAAGAAGTGAGCTCCAAAGTCTACTTCTTGAAGCAGACGGCCAGCAATTCATGCGGCACAATTGGCCTTGTACACGCGGTGGCCAACAATCAAGATAAAATATCATTTGGTAAGTGCCCCCTGCAAACTGGCACGAATCTGCTGGACTCTGCATCAgtttacaaattaatgactgcCAGGCAGGGAGGGACAGCTTCCTAGGGCAAGCCTGAAACGGGTCCTGAGTCTCCAGTGTGATAAATAAGGCTTCTTTTTTTGCCCTTGCTAAAGACAGCATATGAACTAAGCTGGGCTGCACAGACCAGgtgtttattatttatatcccgcttttgcccccaatggggacccaaagcagcttaccataccccctccaaaaaaaaaacagacaaggGGGAAACTTCAGAGTGAAAAGCAGGTTTTTTCActctgtggtagagaaagttgggggggggaaccaactcttcttctatatattgTATAATAAAGGAGGAACAATACAAACGTATTGGAGACTTGCAAAGGTATCAGAAGTCTCTTCCGCCTCCTGTATTGCTGCACTTACTTAGCACTTTTGTTTCATTACTTGCAGACAAAGGCTCCACCCTAAAGGAGTTCCTCAATGCAACAGCAGATCTCTCCCCAGATGAGAGGGCAAAACGACTTGAGAACAACAAGGTATGCAACTGGGTGACTTGGTTGGCAGAATCTTAATGGCATCTAGCAACAGGTTTCATTCTAAACTCCTTAATATATtttaccctctctctctctctctctctctctctctctcctccaggcCATTCAAGAAGCCCACAATGCAGTAGCACAAGAAGGCCAATGTCGGGTAAATGAACCCTGAAGTGGACAGAATGTCCAAGAGATAAACGTTGATGCCATGAATACTAAGGCATAGGATGCTGATGCTTGCAAAGGAAATGGAGCATAATACTCCTAGCGTATAGATTCCATAGTGTCTTTAATCTGTTAAGGGTAACAAGAGagccagcttttttttaaagagcggaAAACCACATCTGCTCTCAAGGCTGGAGGCAATGTGCAAAACGTATGAgtgggagccaatgtggtgtagtagttaagagctgcggactctaatctggctaatcgggttggtttctccactcctacacatgaagccagctgggtgaacttgggccagtcacagttctctcaaaactctctcagccttacctacctcacaagatgtctatagtgggaagaggaaggaaaggtgattgtaagcagctttgagactccttaaaggtagagaaaatcgaggtataaaaaccaactcttccttttctgGTGTAACTACACTCCTTGATTCTTTCTTCTCTTAGGTTGAAGATGATAAAGTGAACTTCCATTTCATTCTCTTTGCCAGCGTTGATGGCCACCTCTATGAACTGGGTAGGTTTGTCTAAAACTGATTTTCTGCTTACAATAAGAGCTTTGTTTCTCCACTGGACTAAATCCTGGTCATCCAGTGAATCCCAGTAACTGCAAAATTGGAACAATCTGGAAATCTGCTTGTGATCAGCTTGTCCACGTAACTGGTCAAAAGAGCTGTCCAATTGGCCAGCCAAATATGGTTAAATGTCAGCCTTAAAGGACTGAGTTCGTTAGAACAAAACAATACTGCAGTCCTGGACAGGTTTGATACGTAGACCATTAAAAATGGTTAAAGGttatttctattaaaaattaTGTGGGATTATTATAATTTAACAGCATTTCTATAAATGTGAATGACTCATAGAACAGTTCCATTCTTAGGCTGATATCCCGGAACTCCAGGGACAGCTTACAGTTCTGAATTAAAAACAGAATTGCAATAAAGCAAGAGCCACCATTAAATGCCAGTCTTTTAAAGGCAGTGGGCTGCTTCTTTCTGATGGAGATGCAGTTCCAACAGGAAGCCATATGAGAAGCTTTGTTATGGCTGCTAGGATTGCCCCCCTAAAATGTGGGGCGTAAGAGATAGCAGTGTTCCCTCATGGGCATAATAATAAGCAATTCCATAATgtacttttatttaaaaagctaAACCGCTACATACATAATGGCAGTTTAGGATTCACTGAATTTTTGACAATAATTGTCATGCCagtccttttttaaaagccagactTTCAACCAATATCTCTGAAGTTCCTGCCTTGTCTGGGTCCATAAATCACACGTTCCACAAAGCTGTGCCCTGCGTGTCTGAATACATGAGTGTTGTGACTGAACCTCTGTGTGTGGTTCATTGCTGTTGGTAGCAGCAGTCT carries:
- the UCHL1 gene encoding ubiquitin carboxyl-terminal hydrolase isozyme L1, translating into MAWQPMEINPEMLNKVLSRLGVSPGWRFVDVLGFEEESLNSVPNPTCALLLLFPLTAQHENFRKKQIEELKGQEVSSKVYFLKQTASNSCGTIGLVHAVANNQDKISFDKGSTLKEFLNATADLSPDERAKRLENNKAIQEAHNAVAQEGQCRVEDDKVNFHFILFASVDGHLYELDGRLPFPINHGATADGTLLKASAKICRQFTEREQGEVRFSAVALCKSA